The following nucleotide sequence is from Streptomyces sp. 6-11-2.
TCGGGCTCGTCGTTCACTTGCTGCTCACCGCCCCTTGTGGTGACAGATGCGCGCTCAGCCGGGGCACCACCTGGTGCAGCCGGGTCGTGAACTCCTCGATGTCGGCGTCGTGGTCGGCCGCCGCGGCCAGGAAGGCGCGCTGACCGGCCGAGATCAGGAAGATCCAGCCGTGCTGGAACTCGATGACCGTCTGCCGCCACCGGGCGTGCTCGTGCACCCCCGCGAACTGCGAGGTGGCGCGGCTGTAGGCGTGGATGCCCGTCATCGCCGCCGAGATCGTGTCCGCCAGGTCCTGGCTCATTCCCGTGGTGGCACCGCGGGGCAGCCCGTCGGCGCCCAGCAGCACCGCGTGGCGGGCGCCCCGCACCTCACCGACCGCCTCGTCGAGGTCGGCGATCGGGACGCCGGTTCCCCGCCTGCCGCCCAACTGGCCCCCGGCACGGTCGGAACGCTCGGCCACGGCCTCCGCGTTGACCCTGGGGGGCGAGGTGAGGTTGTTGCCGAGCCGGGCGACGAGCCGGTGCATGCGGAAGGAGATCTGCTGCATGTCGACGTCGGGCGCCGCGGCCGCGGCGAGGTAGGCACCCTGCCCCGCCCCGATCAGGAAGATCCAGCCATGGGAGAACTCGATGATCGTCTGGTTCCACTGCCGGTCCTCGCCGGGACCGGCGAAGTGGGAGGTCGCCCGGCTCAGCGCCTGCATCCCCGCCATGGCGGCGGATATGGTGCGCACGTCCTTCTCCGACATGCCGTCGGTCGCGCCGCGGGGGAGACCGTCTGCGGACAGCAGAACAGCGTGCCGCGCCTTCGGCACGTTGCTCACGATGTCCTCGAGCATCCACGACAGGTCGTTGGTCATGCGTTATCGGACCCTTCGAACGGAGCCGCGGAGAGGTTCCGGCCCGAGAGCGTGCCGCGCTGGAAGGCTCCCAGGCTTCGGCCGGCGCGGCCGGCCTCGTCCGGCGGTGTGACGGACTGTCCCGAGTCGTTGCGGTCGGGCACGCTGTCGGGAACGGCGTCGGGAACACTGGCGATGGGCACCTGGCGCGCCCCCCGCTTGGGCAGACCGTGCGCGGTGCGCGGACCGGACTCGGACCGGCCCGTCGCGCTGCGGATCGGGCTGACCTGGGGCACCTCGGTGGGTTCGGTCGGCGTGGTCTCCTCCTCGGTCCACAGCTCCTCCGGCAGCAGGACGACCGCCCGGACACCGCCGTAGCGGGAGATGCCGGTGACGTCCACCCGGAACCCGTACTGCTGGGCGAGCAGGCCGATGACGGGGAAACCGAACTTCGGCTGGTTGCCCAGCTGGGACAGCCGGGGGCGGAACTCGCCGGACAGCAGGGTGGACGCCTTCTGGCGGTCCTCGTCGTTCATGCCGACACCGGCGTCGTCGATGACGATGCACAGGTTCTTCTGCACCCGCTGGAAGGTCACCTCGATCGGCGAACCCTGCTGGGAGAAACTGGCGGCGTTGTCGAGGAGTTCCGCGACGGCGAGAGCAACCGGGGAAACGGCGGACGCCTTCAACGCGAAACCGGTCTGCTGCATGATTTCGACGCGGCGGAAGTTGCGAATCTGTCCCTGCGCGCTGCGCACCACGTCATAAACACTTGCGGGCTTACTGCGGCGACCCAGCGGCGCACCGCACATCACCGCAATACCCTG
It contains:
- a CDS encoding roadblock/LC7 domain-containing protein, producing the protein MTNDLSWMLEDIVSNVPKARHAVLLSADGLPRGATDGMSEKDVRTISAAMAGMQALSRATSHFAGPGEDRQWNQTIIEFSHGWIFLIGAGQGAYLAAAAAPDVDMQQISFRMHRLVARLGNNLTSPPRVNAEAVAERSDRAGGQLGGRRGTGVPIADLDEAVGEVRGARHAVLLGADGLPRGATTGMSQDLADTISAAMTGIHAYSRATSQFAGVHEHARWRQTVIEFQHGWIFLISAGQRAFLAAAADHDADIEEFTTRLHQVVPRLSAHLSPQGAVSSK
- a CDS encoding ATP-binding protein is translated as MIRDALVWCLVAAVVLAVAAALVLYRRNSAITTKKSQAEAAYTQKLSEAEGQLATVWHELQRHKAEHDQTIQEAEEGAEESTKAVLKGSARFLQSLAAEQLALLEEIQRKYGGHAVLADLLEVNHANAQMARKAQGIAVMCGAPLGRRSKPASVYDVVRSAQGQIRNFRRVEIMQQTGFALKASAVSPVALAVAELLDNAASFSQQGSPIEVTFQRVQKNLCIVIDDAGVGMNDEDRQKASTLLSGEFRPRLSQLGNQPKFGFPVIGLLAQQYGFRVDVTGISRYGGVRAVVLLPEELWTEEETTPTEPTEVPQVSPIRSATGRSESGPRTAHGLPKRGARQVPIASVPDAVPDSVPDRNDSGQSVTPPDEAGRAGRSLGAFQRGTLSGRNLSAAPFEGSDNA